The following DNA comes from Flavisolibacter ginsenosidimutans.
CCGACAACTAAAATCACGTAAGGCTTCGTGGGAAGATCGGTGTGAAAATCATAAACGTTAGAAGAAGGCGCATCAACTAGCGTGGTTTCGATTTCCGCCTGCAAAATGCTGTTTAGTTCAGACGTGCTCACGTATTTGTCTCTTGCGACACGCTGCTCAATGCGTTCGATGATTTGAACCGTCGTATCAAGGCCAACATCAGCAGTGATGAGGGCTTCTTCCAAATTGTCCAGAACTTCTTCATCCACCGTGCTTTTACCCGCAACGGCTTTGGTAATTTTTGAAAAGAAATTGTCTTTGGTTTTTTGCAGGCCTTCGTCGAGGCTTTCTTTTTCTTTCTTGCCAAAAAGCTTGTTGAAAAATCCCATTACTGTAATTATTTATGCTGCCGTGAGTATTTGAAATAAACAAGTGAACCGAAAACTGGAACGAATACAATTGCTAAAATCCAAGCCACTGATTCTTTTCGGCCAATGCGCTCGTTTAATAACAAATGAATTAAACCCGCAATCATCAACAGAAGAATGAGAACGGAAACAGCTGTCCATACTACCAGTCCAGATTCGGGTGCAAGCATTTTCATTTAATACGTTTTACTCAAATCTAAGTTGAATAGAATTACCAAACGACGAACGGATTGCCCTGCGACCAAGCTTCGGATAAACTTGCAACGGACGATTAGCTAGAGCGGAGCAGCCGGTATTCAAAAACAACAAAAGCCGTCAATAAACACTGACAGCTTTTAAGAAGTTTTGCGAAGCCTTGATTTATTTCTGGGCCAAAAAATCCTTCACCTTGTCTTTGTGAATGATTGCTTCTTTAAACGTGTAAGCGCCGGTTTTGGGACTGCGCACAGCTTTGATCACTTTGCTCCAGTTTTTTGCTTCGGCGGCGGCTCTTGCGTCTTTTGATTTGATGGCCGTTTTTGCTGCTTTTGCCATGATGTTGGGTTAATACGTTAATCGGTTAATGGGTTAATAGGCTGACTGCTCAGTAACAGAGTAACCTATTAACTTATCTACTTAATTTCTTTATGCACCGTCACCTTCTTCAGGTTGGGGTTGTATTTTTTCAACTCCAAGCGTTCGGGGTTGTTTTTTTTATTTTTCTCGGTGATGTAACGACTGGTACCGGGAACACTGGTAGTTTTTTGCTCCGTGCATTCCAAGATGACCTGTACGCGGTTTCCTTTCTTTGCCATTGTTTGTTAATTTGATGATTCGCTACTGTGATAATTTGCTAACGGTTGAGCTAATTAGCAGATTGACCAATTAGCACATGGCACATTAGATGTGCTGGCCTTGAGCACGAAGCTCTTTTACCACGTTATACAATCCTCTTTTGTTAATGGTTCTAATGGCGTCGGTTGTCAACTTCAGGGTAATCCATTTGTTTTCCTCGGCCAAAAAAAACTTCTTCGTTTGCAAATTGGGTAAAAAGCGACGCTTGGTTTTAATGTTGGAGTGAGAAACCGTGTTTCCTCCGATGGGCGTCTTGCCGGTTACCTGACATACTCGTGCCATGACACAATAATTTTTAGGTCGGCAAAAGTAGGGATTTGATTCGAGATTTAAGACTTAAGATTTGAGATTTTTTATTCGTTCTCAAAAGTTTAGCAAATGTTTTCAAAGGAGTGACCGTTGATTTGCAGGATTTGATCGTCGCCAATGACATAGCCTGCATCGGTTTCCACGATGAGTCGGCCCGACACTTCATCCATCTTTACAACATGTCCTTTGATTTCGGTAACGCTGCCTTCTACCGAACGGAAGCGAATTGTGGCCGGCCTTTTCAAATCCATCAATTCTTCGAGGTAATTTTTTAATGCGTTCATGCTGGTGCAAATTATAGGGAAAGATGACGCAAACTTATTGCCAGCCCTGTCCAGCGCCTTTTGACAGTAAGCCATTTTTCCGTTAGCTTCGCCACTCGAAAAAAGCGACATAAGGCGCTGCAAAAATCTCAAATCTCAAATCAGAAATTCTTATGGCATACGACGTTGTTGTTATCGGTTCGGGCCCTGGCGGTTATGTGGCTGCCATCCGCGCTTCACAGCTTGGCTTTAAAACGGCCATTATTGAAAAAGAAAGCTTGGGCGGAATTTGCTTAAACTGGGGCTGTATCCCTACTAAAGCGCTTTTGAAGAGTGCACAGGTAATGGAATATATCAAGCACGCAAAAGACTTTGGTATTGAAGCCAGCGGCCAGCACGACTTTGGCGCCGTGGTGAAACGCAGCCGCGGCGTGGCTGACAAGATGAGCAAGGGTGTTCAGTTTCTGATGCGCAAAAACAAGATTGACGTCATTATGGGCTACGGCAAACTGGTAGCCAAAGGAAAAATTGAAGTGACCGCCGCAGACAACAACAAGCAATCCGTTGAAGCGAAATACATCATTTTGGCCACCGGCGCCCGCAGCCGTCAATTGCCTTCGATGCCTATTGATGGCAAAAAAATTATTGGTTACCGCGATGCAATGGTACTGCCGCAACAGCCCAAATCAATGATTGTCGTAGGCAGCGGCGCCATCGGCGTTGAATTTGGCTACTTCTACAACAGTATGGGAACAAAGGTGACTATCGTTGAATTCATGCCAAGGATTGTTCCGGTTGAGGACGAAGAAATTTCTAAAGAACTGGAAAAGAATTTCAAGAAGAACGGCATTGACGTGATGGTGAACAGCGAGGTAACCAAAGTGGATACCTCAGGCAATGGCGTAAAGGCTACCATTAAAACACAAAACGGAGAGCAGGTTTTGGAAGCCGACGTCTTACTGAGCGCCGTGGGCATTCAACCAAATATTGAGAACATCGGGCTTGAAACGCTGGGCATTAAAACCGACAAAGGCAGAATCGTAACAGACAAATACTATCAAACAAACGTTCCGGGCATTTACGCCATTGGCGATTGCACACCAGGACAGGCGCTTGCGCACGTGGCCTCTAAGGAAGGCATTATTTGTGTTGAAGCCATTGGCTACGCCGAGAAGAAATACGGCCACCAGCCAGAAATTTTGGATTATGCCAACGTGCCGGGTTGTACTTATTGCACACCGGAAATTGCATCGGTTGGCATGACGGAAAAACAAGCCAAGGAAGCTGGTTACGAAGTAAAAGTGGGCAAGTTTCCGCTAAGCGCATCAGGCAAAGCTTCGGCTGCGGGACACACGGAAGGTTTTGTAAAAGTGATTTTCGATGCCAAGTACGGCGAATGGTTGGGTACACACATGATTGGCTACAACGTTACCGAGATAATTGCCGAGACCGTTGTGGCACGCAAGCTCGAAACAACATACCATGAAGTACTCAATTCTATTCATCCGCACCCAACCATCAGCGAAAGCATTAAGGATGCAATAGAGGTAGCTTATGGTGAAGCAATACACTTATAATTCTCGGGGTATTGACAATTCCGGCTCAAGTTTTCAAGTCTGTTGCTAGATAATTTTGAATGCTTACTACTTTACAGAAAGTTTCTCAAGCAAATTTTATAAATGCCAAAGAATGAGACTTTTCGGAAAAATTAAAAATAAAAAAGCAGCCATTTTATTAGGCTGCTTTTTTATTTTATTCTGATAAAAATTTTGATTGAGCTGCTAGCTGACAGGCCTATTTCCCGAACTTTTCCTGCCAAGCCAAAATCCCTCCTTCTACATTGGTTGTGTCACTAAAACCCATCTGGTCAAGTATCTGACAAGCCATCATACTGCGTTTACCGCTTCGGCAATGAACAATTACTTCTTCGTCTTTCAAGTCTTCAATTTCATCCAACTGCATGGTTTGAAATTTCCCAAGCGGAATAAGCCGCCCGCCAAGATTGGCTTCTTCGTATTCGTGCGGTTCGCGGCAATCAATTAAATTGATCTTTTCGCCGCGGTCGATTCTTTCTTTGAGTTCATCAACGGTAATATTTTTCATTGTTTTTGATTTGCTGGAGGAGGATTTACCGGAGGTTTTGCTGTTAATGAATCGGTAACCGGTTTTTCTACTTGTAAAAATAAATCAACCATTTGGCCCGGCCGAATGGACAGGCGTTTTCCATCTTCGGTTTTTGGCGACGGACGCTGTTCATAAACAAAAGCATTTTCCTTGTCGGTTACTTCGGGTTTAAAAACCGGTGCGCCAAGAATCAAACCTTGCGCATCCAACAACGCCTTTGCTTCGCTAAATGTTCGGCCCACCAACTCCGGAACGGGAATAAGCTCATCGCTGACGCCGAGGCCGAGAACAAGGTCAATTGTGCTTCCCATTTTAATTTTCGTGCCCACCGAGATTGGATTGCCGTGAAAAGAGGCTTCGAGCACCGTATTCTTTGCAAAATCGGGACGAAAGGTTGTGTCGCCAATTTTCAATCCAAGATTTTTCAGGGTGAGCTCGGCATTTTTGTAACTGTATCCTTTCAGATTGGGCATTTCCACGTCTGGCGCCACGTAACGGTTAATGGTTACGTAAACCGTGCGATTGATCTTAACCACCTCATCCGCTTCGGGTATTTGTTTTAGGATTTGTCCGGGCGGCAAGGAATCGTAATATACAGAGTCCTGGATGATCAAATCGAAAGATTTCTTATCGAGAATGGATTGGGCATCTCTCAAGCTTTTTCCTGTAACGGCTGGCACGGTATTGCTTTCGCCGTGTTTGGTGATCCAGTTCAAGGAAAGCACAAATAAAAACAAGATCAGGAAGACAATGCCCAGCGCTAAAAGGATATGGAGCCAAAAGGGTTTGGTATGCAAAAATTTAAACATTCGGAATGGCTGTGTTTGTAGGCTGCAAGATAGCGAGGATGAGATTAAGACGAATACTGAAGTAACGGTTTAGCAGGAAGGATGAGTGACTCATCTCTGCTGAACGTTTTCATTTCTTAATCTCTGCGTTTCAACGCTTCCTCTACCAATTTGGTATAAAAATCAGTCAGATTCCAGCCCTTCGCTCTCACTTGTTGCGGTACCACGCTGGCATCACTTTGACCAGGAATGGTGTTTATTTCCAGCATAAATGCTTTGTTTTCTTTTTCATTATAAATGAAGTCTATTCTTACCACACCGCTGCAATTAAACACGGTGTAAATTTTTGCAGCGGTTTTTTCCAACACCTCTTTCCATTCGCCGTTAATGTTTGCGGGAGTTGTTTCGGAAGATTTGCCCTCGTACTTTGCTTCGAAATCAAAAAATTCGTTGTGGGCGACCACTTCGGTAATGGGCAGAACCTGAACCGTTCCTTCAGCCTTGAAAACACCCACAGTAAACTCCCTGCCCTGAATCATTTCCTCAACTAAAACCTGGTTATCTTCTTTAAAAGCTTTTTCAAGGGCTGTCCCCAATTCTTCCGAAGCCTTGTTCACTTTTGACATACCGATACTCGAGCCGCCATTATTGGGCTTTACAAAAACCGGGTATTTCAGACGCAGGGCTTCGTCAGGGTTACTAAACTGACCTTTGATAAATAAAATTGATTGAGCTACCGGAATACCCGCCGCTGCTGCCACAGCAGTTGTGTACCTTTTGTTAAAGGTGAGTGCCGACGTAGCTGCGTTGCACGATGTATAGGGAAGATTGAGCATATCGAAATATCCCTGTAGCTTGCCGTCTTCTCCAGGTGTTCCGTGCATCCCTATAAACACAGCATCAAAATTGATTTTCTGCCCTTTTGCAATGATCGAAAAATCGTTTTTGTTCACTGCCGTTTTGCTACCACTTTCGTCTTCGTAAAACCACCCAGCGGGTGTTACATCAATTGTGTAAACATCGTAACGTTCTTTGTCCAAATGATTGTAAATGGTTTTGGCAGAGCGGTAAGAGATGACGGCTTCGCCAGAATAGCCGCCGGTAACAAGGGCAATTTTTTTCTTCATGGCGGCAAAACTATGTAATAGCATTCTATTAATTTTTGTTGACTTATCTTTAGCCGGTTTCGTTGGTTGTTGAAGGTTTTGACACGGTCTGGTTTTTTTGTAAAACAAAGGCAAATAGACGCTTAAAAGCGACCGATTTACACAACCAAATGGTGTTTATTTCGTCTTATTTATGTATCAGAAAATTTGGAGATTACCGTATGCGAAAAGGAATAACCGAGAGCAGTTCTACCACTCCGCTTACCCTGCAAATGCTTCGTAAAATTGAAAACGACGGTTACAAATACGTCCAGGTAAAGGGCCTTACGTTTGACAAACATTACGATTACGTAGAGCCGCATTTTTTGGTGTTGGTTCCCATGAAGGAATTGCCCACCGCACAGGAACACAAAGACGTTTACGAACCTGTCCCAAGCACGCTTTTACAGAAATGGGCCACGGAAAGCGACGACGCACTCGAGATCGTCATTTCAACGAAACAGTTGAGTTAGGGAAGCTCTTCAAAAAATCTAAATCTCTTCTTGCAGCGCAAAAGATTTATGCTTTTGCGCTGCTATTTTAATCCCTTCCCTTCATCGCGCCTCGCTCCGTTTTTTCAAAGCCAAACTCCTTAGCTTTGCTTTCTTAAAAAGGCAATTATGATCAGACATGCATCGGCCGTTTGGAACGGCTCCGGTAAGGAAGGCAAAGGCACGGTAAGCTCACAAAGCGGTGTGCTCAATCAAACGCAATATTCGTATAACAGTCGTTTTGCCGAAGGAACAGGCACAAATCCCGAAGAATTGGTAGCTGCCGCACATGCAGGTTGTTTCACCATGAAGTTGAGTTTTGTGTTGGGCGAAGCGGGTTTCACTCCCGAAAGCCTGGAAACCAAATGCGAGATTACATTTGAAAACGGTGCTATCACCAAATCACACCTGACAGTAAACGGGAAAGTGCCCGGCATCAGCAAAGAAAAATTTGATGAATGCGTGAAGAACGCAGAAGCAAACTGCCCGATCTCAAAATTGCTTAACACCGCTATTTCATCGGAAGCAACGCTTGCTTAATCACACGAAAAACTTATCAGAGCATTCCGGAGAAACGGAATGCTTTTTTATTTGCCTTTTGTGGATGAAAACGGTCGTTCACAAGGCAACAAAAACCTTTAACACCTTCTTGGTGGAGGGTACTGTTTTTGTTGCTAATTTCCTTTAGTGAAAAAAATCCTGCTCCTTCTTCTTTCTCTTTATGCACTTGTAGCAGAGGCGCAGGATGTAAGCGGTTTTTGGAAAGGAGAACTCACCTTTGTGGGCGGTTGCTTTGCCCGTAACAATATTGAACTCCAATTAAAAGTGGTAGGCGATGGTGTTTACGGAAGTTCCTATCATTATCTCGACGTAAACAATTACATCCGCAAAGACGCAAGCGGTTATTTTGATGCAAAAAACCGGAAACTGGTAGTGCAGGAAGGTGCAGTCACGGACCAAAAACTTATTGACCGATGTAGCATCTGTATTAAGAAATTTCAATTTTTGTACAGGAAAGATGGAAACAAAGAGTTTTTAGACGGCTTTTGGACGGGGAAGCTCCAGGGAACAAACATAGATTGTGGAACCGGCGGTACAATCACATTATCGAGGGCAACAACTCCTACGTTTGCCGAAGAAAAAATTCCTGAAGTAAAAGTTGATACTGGCGAATTGAAGCTGCGTTTTTACGACAACGCAACCATTGACGGGGATTCAATTACCGTTTTGGTTAACAAGCAGGTCGTGCTCTCTCACCACCGGCTTACCGAAGTGCCCGGCGAGGTTAAAGTTCGCATCAGTCTTGAGCAGCCAATGGTAGAAGTGGAAATGATTGCGGAGAACGAAGGTTCGATACCACCTAATACGGCTTTTTTGGAAGTTATTGCCGGAAATGTTTACCACCGGCTCTTTATGGTTTCTACAAAAAATAAAAGCGCTAAAGTGCGCTTTGTATATGATAAAGAAGCGGCAAAGAAGCCACAAGTGCTTGCTTTTTAAAAAATTACAAACCTCTGTAACTACCACCGTTATCGTCGAAACTATAACGCTTAGGCATAATCACGATTTTGGCCGCATTATTCACTGTCTTTTTTACCGGAACTGCGGCTTTCTTTACAGTGCCAAGATTGTTTTCCATTAAAGCGGCTTTGCCTGCGTTGTTGGCATTAATTGTGACCTGCCAGGGCGTACTATTTGTCATTGTTAAATTTATTTTTAGGTGAGCTATTGATTGACATCATAAAAGTACACCCATTAACAAGCCTTCTCTAAGCATATTTACTAAGTGATTACTATCCTTAAATCCTTATAAATTTTTTAAAACACTTGCTGGGAAAGGGTTTCAGCGGATGCAGAAAGCGACGACCAAGGCAAAAAACAAAAGAGAAAAATCTTTTATTGATGAGGTTATGAAACTCTTAGGAGGCGTATATCGAAGAATTTTACCAGCCACATTTGTG
Coding sequences within:
- a CDS encoding PLDc N-terminal domain-containing protein translates to MKMLAPESGLVVWTAVSVLILLLMIAGLIHLLLNERIGRKESVAWILAIVFVPVFGSLVYFKYSRQHK
- a CDS encoding DUF4295 domain-containing protein codes for the protein MAKAAKTAIKSKDARAAAEAKNWSKVIKAVRSPKTGAYTFKEAIIHKDKVKDFLAQK
- the rpmG gene encoding 50S ribosomal protein L33, which encodes MAKKGNRVQVILECTEQKTTSVPGTSRYITEKNKKNNPERLELKKYNPNLKKVTVHKEIK
- the rpmB gene encoding 50S ribosomal protein L28, translating into MARVCQVTGKTPIGGNTVSHSNIKTKRRFLPNLQTKKFFLAEENKWITLKLTTDAIRTINKRGLYNVVKELRAQGQHI
- the lpdA gene encoding dihydrolipoyl dehydrogenase, which encodes MAYDVVVIGSGPGGYVAAIRASQLGFKTAIIEKESLGGICLNWGCIPTKALLKSAQVMEYIKHAKDFGIEASGQHDFGAVVKRSRGVADKMSKGVQFLMRKNKIDVIMGYGKLVAKGKIEVTAADNNKQSVEAKYIILATGARSRQLPSMPIDGKKIIGYRDAMVLPQQPKSMIVVGSGAIGVEFGYFYNSMGTKVTIVEFMPRIVPVEDEEISKELEKNFKKNGIDVMVNSEVTKVDTSGNGVKATIKTQNGEQVLEADVLLSAVGIQPNIENIGLETLGIKTDKGRIVTDKYYQTNVPGIYAIGDCTPGQALAHVASKEGIICVEAIGYAEKKYGHQPEILDYANVPGCTYCTPEIASVGMTEKQAKEAGYEVKVGKFPLSASGKASAAGHTEGFVKVIFDAKYGEWLGTHMIGYNVTEIIAETVVARKLETTYHEVLNSIHPHPTISESIKDAIEVAYGEAIHL
- a CDS encoding rhodanese-like domain-containing protein, which encodes MKNITVDELKERIDRGEKINLIDCREPHEYEEANLGGRLIPLGKFQTMQLDEIEDLKDEEVIVHCRSGKRSMMACQILDQMGFSDTTNVEGGILAWQEKFGK
- a CDS encoding PASTA domain-containing protein, whose product is MFKFLHTKPFWLHILLALGIVFLILFLFVLSLNWITKHGESNTVPAVTGKSLRDAQSILDKKSFDLIIQDSVYYDSLPPGQILKQIPEADEVVKINRTVYVTINRYVAPDVEMPNLKGYSYKNAELTLKNLGLKIGDTTFRPDFAKNTVLEASFHGNPISVGTKIKMGSTIDLVLGLGVSDELIPVPELVGRTFSEAKALLDAQGLILGAPVFKPEVTDKENAFVYEQRPSPKTEDGKRLSIRPGQMVDLFLQVEKPVTDSLTAKPPVNPPPANQKQ
- a CDS encoding D-alanine--D-alanine ligase; translation: MLLHSFAAMKKKIALVTGGYSGEAVISYRSAKTIYNHLDKERYDVYTIDVTPAGWFYEDESGSKTAVNKNDFSIIAKGQKINFDAVFIGMHGTPGEDGKLQGYFDMLNLPYTSCNAATSALTFNKRYTTAVAAAAGIPVAQSILFIKGQFSNPDEALRLKYPVFVKPNNGGSSIGMSKVNKASEELGTALEKAFKEDNQVLVEEMIQGREFTVGVFKAEGTVQVLPITEVVAHNEFFDFEAKYEGKSSETTPANINGEWKEVLEKTAAKIYTVFNCSGVVRIDFIYNEKENKAFMLEINTIPGQSDASVVPQQVRAKGWNLTDFYTKLVEEALKRRD
- a CDS encoding OsmC family protein; the protein is MIRHASAVWNGSGKEGKGTVSSQSGVLNQTQYSYNSRFAEGTGTNPEELVAAAHAGCFTMKLSFVLGEAGFTPESLETKCEITFENGAITKSHLTVNGKVPGISKEKFDECVKNAEANCPISKLLNTAISSEATLA